The following coding sequences are from one Lolium rigidum isolate FL_2022 chromosome 6, APGP_CSIRO_Lrig_0.1, whole genome shotgun sequence window:
- the LOC124659751 gene encoding nodal modulator 1-like — translation MDPRLPALLLLLLSLATFSAASDEIHGCGGFVEASSGLAKSRKASDSKLDYSDITVELCTVDGLVKESTQCAPNGYYFIPVYDKGSFVVRVKGPKGWSWKPETVPVVIDQNGCNGNADINFQFTGFTISGRIVGAVGARSCSKDGGPSGVKVDLLSDSDELVASALTSSTGGYSFVNIIPGSYKLRASHPDYEIEIRGSSEADLRFGNAVVDDVFFVSGYNIHGSVVAQGNPILGVHLYLYSNDVKEVPCSQGLIGAPREGALCHAVSGADGKFSFRSIPCGNYELLPYYKGENTVFEVSPSSLPVSVEHSHMTIPEKFQVTGFSVGGRVVDGYGAGIEGANVIIDGQLRAVTDNLGYYRLDQVTSKKYTIVAEKDHYKFNSLENFMILPNMASIDDIKSVRYDVCGVVRTVTPNSKAMVTLTHGPENVKPQRKMVSENGRFCFEVPTGEYRLSALPVDSEGFSSLMFSPGHIDVNVKSPLLDVEFSQSQVNVYGTVLCKEKCSENILLSLVRIAGGIEHEKKTTNLEQGDANFVFTKVFPGKYRLEVKHFSSEAPANDNWCWDQNTLDVDVGNDDVLDIVFVQKGYWIELVSTHDTEAYIHQPDSSKLDLFIKKGPQRICIETPGQHELHLVNPCISFGSSSIVFDTRNPMPVHISARKYLVRGEIHVDISSPLEEIDLSEDIVVDAFKSDDESSIEKISTIPVLGKSHQNGITAFEYSTWTDLGENFIFVPRDSSTGRKKILFYPSRQQFSVSTNGCQDTVPSITAKTGLYLEGSVSPATSDVDIKILAAGNSKFAALKNGDIAAETKTNSKGSFFAGPLYDDIGYEVEASKVGYHLKKTGPYSFSCQKLGQILARVYGEKDTEMLPSVLLSLSGEGGYRNNSVSGSGGTFSFANLFPGSFYLRPLLKEYKFTPSTVAIDLNSGESREVEFRATRVAYSAMGSVTLLTGQPKEGVFIEARSESRGYYEEATTDYFGRFRLRGLVPGSTYSVRVAAKDSIRLAAVERASPEFVSIDVGQEDISGISFVVFEQPETTILSGHVEGDGIDVLQPHLSVEIRSAVDPSRIVSVVPVPLSYYFEVRNLPKGKHLVQLRSGLPSHTHIFESELVEVDLEKQPQIHVGPVKYKTEERHHKQELTPAPVFPLIVGVSVVALVISMPRLKDLYQSAVGMTSLSSGSAGSRKEPRKTGLRKRA, via the exons ATGGATCCCCGCCTCCCcgccctcctccttctcctcctctccctcgccaccttctccgccgcctccgacGAGATCCACGGATGCGGCGGCTTCGTCGAA GCGAGCTCGGGCTTGGCCAAGTCCAGGAAGGCGTCCGACTCCAAGCTGGACTACTCCGACATCACG GTTGAGCTGTGTACTGTCGATGGTTTGGTGAAAGAAAGCACTCAGTGTGCTCCTAATGGCTACTATTTCATTCCAGTATATGACAAG GGTTCATTTGTGGTCAGAGTTAAGGGGCCTAAGGGATGGTCATGGAAGCCTGAAACG GTTCCTGTTGTAATTGACCAAAATGGATGCAATGGAAATGCAGACATAAACTTTCAGTTCACTGG GTTTACAATATCTGGTAGAATAGTGGGAGCTGTTGGCGCTAGGAGCTGTTCAAAAGATGGAGGTCCTTCTGGTGTGAAAGTTGATCTGTTATCAGATTCAGATGAATTAGTTGCATCTGCTTTAACATCATCAACAGGAGGATATTCGTTTGTGAACATAATTCCTG GAAGCTACAAATTGCGTGCTTCTCATCCTGATTATGAAATTGAGATAAGAGGTTCATCTGAG GCCGACTTGCGATTTGGAAATGCTGTTGTAGATGATGTTTTCTTTGTatctggatacaatattcatggcTCTGTAGTTGCACAG GGAAATCCAATCTTGGGAGTTCACCTGTATTTATATTCAAATGACGTAAAGGAGGTTCCTTGCTCACAAGGTTTGATTGGTGCACCCAGGGAAGGTGCTCTTTGCCATGCAGTATCTGGTGCTGACGGGAAGTTCTCATTTAGATCAATACCCTGTG GTAACTATGAGCTGTTGCCATACTACAAAGGGGAAAACACTGTTTTTGAAGTCTCACCTTCTTCACTGCCTGTTTCTGTTGAACATAGTCACATGACGATCCCTGAAAAGTTCCAG GTTACTGGGTTTTCTGTTGGTGGGCGTGTTGTTGATGGCTATGGTGCTGGCATCGAAGGTGCCAATGTCATAATTGATGGTCAGTTGAGAGCTGTTACAGATAATCTTGGGTATTACAGACTTGATCAG GTTACATCCAAGAAGTATACCATAGTTGCCGAGAAGGATCATTATAAGTTCAACAGTTTGGAGAACTTCATG ATTCTACCAAACATGGCAAGCATTGATGATATCAAATCAGTTCGATATGATGTATGTGGTGTTGTCCGAACTGTAACTCCAAATTCCAAAGCAATG GTAACTTTAACACACGGACCTGAAAATGTAAAGCCTCAGAGGAAAATGGTGAGCGAGAATGGAAGGTTTTGCTTTGAG GTTCCTACTGGCGAATACCGGTTATCTGCATTACCTGTAGATTCCGAAGGTTTTTCCAGCCTTATGTTTTCACCAGGACATATTGATGTCAATGTGAAGAGCCCGTTGCTTGATGTAGAGTTCTCTCAG TCACAAGTCAATGTTTATGGTACGGTCCTCTGCAAAGAGAAATGCAGCGAAAATATTCTGCTCTCGCTTGTTAGAATAGCTGGGGGTATCGAACATGAAAAGAAGACAACCAATTTGGAGCAAGGTGATGCTAATTTTGTGTTCACAAAAGTATTTCCTGGAAAATATCGTCTAGAG GTGAAGCATTTTTCATCCGAGGCACCTGCAAACGATAATTGGTGCTGGGACCAGAATACCTTGGATGTAGATGTTGGCAATGATGATGTGCTAGACATTGTATTTGTACAAAAGGGCTACTGGATAGAGCTAGTCTCAACCCATGACACTGAAGCATACATTCATCAGCCAGACTCTTCTAAACTTGACTTATTCATAAAG AAAGGGCCACAGAGAATTTGCATAGAAACTCCTGGGCAACATGAGCTTCATTTAGTTAATCCTTGCATTTCCTTTGGGAGCTCATCCATTGTGTTTGATACACGGAATCCAATG CCGGTTCATATCAGTGCAAGGAAGTATCTAGTAAGAGGTGAAATCCATGTGGACATAAGCTCTCCTCTGGAAGAAATTGATCTATCAGAagatattgttgttgatgccttTAAGAGTGATGATGAGAGTTCCATTGagaaaatctccactatacctgtACTTGGAAAGAGCCATCAAAATGGCATTACTGCCTTTGAGTACTCTACTTGGACTGATCTTGGGGAAAACTTCATCTTTGTCCCTCGTGATTCTAG CACTGGAAGGAAAAAGATCCTATTTTATCCATCACGGCAGCAG TTTTCAGTGTCAACGAATGGATGCCAAGATACTGTTCCTTCTATCACTGCTAAAACGGGTCTATACCTTGAAGGATCAGTTTCACCTGCAACTTCTGATGTTGACATCAAGATTCTAGCAGCAGGAAATAGCAAGTTTGCAGCACTAAAGAATGGTGATATAGCAGCAGAGACAAAGACAAATTCCAAAGGATCATTCTTTGCAGGTCCTTTATATGATGATATAGGATATGAAGTTGAAGCTTCAAAG GTTGGTTATCATCTCAAGAAAACTGGCCCATACAGCTTTTCTTGCCAGAAACTTGGTCAAATATTAGCACGTGTTTATGGTGAAAAAGATACAGAGATGTTACCATCAGTATTGTTATCCTTGAGTGGCGAAGGAGGTTACAGAAACAACTCAGTTAGTGGTTCTGGTGGAACTTTCAGCTTTGCCAACTTATTCCCTGGAAGTTTCTATCTACGTCCTCTTCTTAAG GAATATAAATTTACTCCATCAACTGTTGCTATTGATCTCAATTCTGGGGAGTCTAGAGAGGTTGAGTTCCGTGCAACCCGTGTTGCCTACAG TGCCATGGGTTCTGTAACACTGTTAACCGGCCAACCAAAGGAAGGCGTTTTTATTGAGGCTAGATCTGAATCAAGAGGTTATTATGAGGAAGCTACCACAGATTACTTTGGAAGGTTCCGTCTTAGAGGACTCGTGCCTGGCTCAACTTACTCAGTAAGAGTGGCTGCAAAAGATAGTATTAGGTTGGCAGCAGTTGAACGTGCTTCACCAGAATTTGTATCGATTGAT GTTGGTCAGGAGGACATCTCTGGTATTAGTTTTGTGGTTTTTGAACAGCCAGAAACAACAATTTTGAGTGGTCACGTGGAAGGAGATGGCATTGATGTGTTGCAGCCACATCTATCTGTTGAAATTAGATCAGCTGTTGACCCCTCTAGAATAGTATCTGTAGTTCCTGTCCCTCTTTCATACTACTTTGAAGTACGAAATTTGCCCAAAGGCAAGCATCTTGTTCAGCTTCGGTCTGGCCTTCCATCACATACACATATATTTGAATCGGAGCTGGTTGAAGTTGACCTGGAAAAGCAACCTCAGATTCATGTTGGTCCTGTTAAATACAAAACTGAAGAACGCCATCACAAGCAG GAACTGACCCCAGCCCCAGTGTTTCCTCTTATCGTTGGAGTTTCTGTTGTTGCACTCGTGATCAGTATGCCAAG GTTGAAGGACTTGTACCAAAGCGCTGTAGGAATGACTTCCCTAAGTTCAGGAAGTGCGGGAAGCAGAAAGGAACCACGGAAGACAGGTTTGAGAAAGAGAGCCTGA